Sequence from the bacterium genome:
ATAATTCGAACGGTATTCTATTATGAGCCTGGCACGGATTGCTATTTATCTTTTTCAACCATTCCTTACAACGGTTTGAAAGGTCTCCATCATCTACAAATTCACGGCCTCCTACAAAATTTCCCTTTACCGTTTTTACCAGATTTTCTACGCTGCCCTTCTGATTTCCGCTATAAGGATCACATATGTGACGATAGAAATCCATATCTACTGAAAACTTCTTAAATCCTTCATTCCAGATTGGTTTCCCTTCTTCATCTCTTCCTATTATTACTGTCTTCATGTTATCAAAGGCACAAGTCCACGGTATTCCTCCTATATATTCAAAAGCCCTTATTATACATCTTATCAGAGTTTCAAGTTTCATGTCTTTTTGAAATTCAGCATATATTACACGGCTATACTTTAATCGAGCTGCGAATATATAACGTGTCTGTCTTTCTTTATTTATAAACGGAAAGTCTCGCACTTCTCCCCAATCAATCTGAAGATATTCTCCCGCTAATCCTTCGAACCTTATAAATGTTTCAAGATGTTTTTCTTTTAGTTCTTTTTTTATTTTTGACACCTGTTCATAAAATACACTTCGACTTCCTTTATATGGAGGGTCTAACTCTTCTCGCGCTTTCTCCATCATTCGATTTACTTTTATTCCCTTATTTATCCATTCTTCTATTTCTTTTCTGTAAGGGGTTACTTGATTCTCTACTGCCGGTCTTTTGTATTTTTTATCTACAGGGTCTTTCATTACTTTTGATGCAGTTGCTCTATGGCAACCTATCTCTTCTCCTATTTCTTTATACTTTTTTCCTTTTTTTCTTAGATATTTTATTACGGTTCTTTCCATTTCCTTCAACATCTCCTTTTTACCTCCTGACTTTTTTGTCAGGTCTTATTTCGACGCCGAAGGATTTTGTCGTTTTTTAGACCGGATTCTTTGTTAACTTTCTAACCGGATTTTACA
This genomic interval carries:
- the istA gene encoding IS21 family transposase, which translates into the protein MERTVIKYLRKKGKKYKEIGEEIGCHRATASKVMKDPVDKKYKRPAVENQVTPYRKEIEEWINKGIKVNRMMEKAREELDPPYKGSRSVFYEQVSKIKKELKEKHLETFIRFEGLAGEYLQIDWGEVRDFPFINKERQTRYIFAARLKYSRVIYAEFQKDMKLETLIRCIIRAFEYIGGIPWTCAFDNMKTVIIGRDEEGKPIWNEGFKKFSVDMDFYRHICDPYSGNQKGSVENLVKTVKGNFVGGREFVDDGDLSNRCKEWLKKINSNPCQAHNRIPFELLPEEQKKFTPLQTNSKDYGIMTVCKVNQESRIHLENNIYSVPAKYVNQAIIVRITEDRILIHDPKGTECVAEHRRRFGKGEKVIVPSHYEEVLIRKPKGRAMLYRDHLINQDEQIYNFISNLCRRRRGVEAFGPDMIKMYELYNRHGKDEFLAAIALSSEWECYGSEYLEYLLEIPSHGNRQELLPLRGLPFQKEIDRPMEVYLNYVEGGIK